The region GATGAAGCGCTGATCCGCCAGGCCAACCTGCTCGCCACAATGGTCCGCGCCCGCCGCGAGACGCCGGTCGGTCCGTTCACCGGCCAGGATGCGCTGCTCCGTCTCGCCGCCAGCCAGAAGGCGGTGCTCGATGCCAGCGGCGAACTCGCCCGCGTCCATGGCAAGCTGCTCGACGTCGGCCGTGAGATGGGCTCCGGCCTGGTCGACGATTGCCCGCCCACGGGCTCGCTCGGCGATGCCGCCCACCCGGTCGCGCTGGTCGATGCGGCCTGAGCGCCGAGTGCTGGTGAATCGGGCGCCGGTGGTTACGGCAGCGGGCAGGGGTTGAAGCAATGCTCATGATCTGGGCCGCTCGCATCGCCTTTGTCGGCATCCTCGTCTTTGCCTTTCGCAAGGGCGAGGAGCCGGAGCGCATGGTCGCGACCATCCTGATCGCGACCATCCTGCTCGATCTCGCCAACCACGCGCTGTTCGGCAGTCCCGCCTTCTTCGCGATCGACCCGGGGCACCTGATCATCGACAGCTGGGCGCTGGCCGGGCTGCTGTGGGTGGCCTTGCGCGCCAACCGCGGCTGGCCGCTCTGGGCCTGCTCGGGACAGGTCATCGTGATCCTCGCCCACCTCGCCAAGATGGTCGACCTCTCGCTTGTCCGCTACGGCTACTTCGCGATGAGCCAGCTGCCCATCGCGATACAGAGCGCCGCGCTCCTCCTCGGCACCACCGCCCATCTCCAGCGGACCGACCGCATCGGCCGCTACCACGCCTGGCGCCTCACCTGACGCCCTAGGCACCCCGGCTCGCCGCCGGTCACCGCACAGCATCGCCGCCTTACCATTCATCCCATTTCACGGGAGCCACAGACATGACCGTACGTTCCATGCGCAGTGCGCCGCCCCGGCGCGATTCCGTCGGCCGCCGGGCCAGCCTCGCCATCGTCGGCGCCCCGTCCGCTCCGGCAGCGCCCGCCTTCGCCGCCCCCGCCGCCCCGGCGCTCGACGAGGCGACCATTGCCCGCCACACCGTCGCCGCGCGGGAGTTCTACAACGCCCGCCGCCGCCGTCACAAGCACCTGCCCGCCGATCTCTTCGGCGAGCCCACCTGGGACATCCTGCTCGATCTCTACGTCGCCGGGCGCGAGAACCGCCGCGTGCCCACCACCAGCGCCTGCATCGGCGCCCATGTCCCGCCGACCACGGCGCTGCGCTGGCTGCGCATCCTCGAGGCGCGCGGCCTGGTAGAGCGTGAGGACGATGGCCGCGATGGCCGCCGCACCTTCGTCCACCTCAGCCCCGCCGGCCTTGCGGCGATGGACGCCACGCTCGCCCTGATGTGCCAGCGCATGGACGACATCGCCGACAAGATCCTCACGCCCACCGCCGAAGACTGAACGCTCATTCCTCCCCGTCAGCGGGAGGAAGTCCGTCACCAGCGGAGGAGGGGCCAGCGCCGCTCGGCCCCTCCACCTGCAACGCCCCCTCCCGCAACACCGCCTCCCGCATCCCCAGCAACTTGGCCCGCAGCGAAGCCCGCGCCCCATCGGCCCGCGCCGCATCCGCCGCCGCACGCTCGGCCTCCCAGCGCACCTTCAGCGCGTCATAGACCGGATGCCCTTCGCGCAGGTCGCCCACGCGCACTGCCCCATACTTCTCCGGCCGCCGCGCGCGCAGCAGGAACATCAGCAGCCCGGTATTGTGATGCGTCCACGTCGCGACAACCTTTCCGCGCGAGACCACCGGCCGCTCCTCCCCGGCAATCGCCCGCTCGAGCGCACAGTCCTCCAGCCGCGAATAGCCCCGCTCCACCGCCGCATCCCAGGCACGCGCAAAGTCTTCCGCGCCCACCCGATGCCGCAACTTGTACAACGCCTCCACCGAAGCCCCGATGGAGAGCGCCGCCTGACTCACGATCCCCGTAGCCGCCAGCGTCGCAATGAACCGCCGCTGCTTGTCCGGCGTGATCGAATTGCGCCGAGGCGCCACATGCACGAACGGCGCAAACTCCAGCGCCGACTCCTCGACAACATCCACCCGCCGAACCCGAGAAGTCCGACGCCGTTCCTTCCCGCCTGTCCCGGCGCAGGCCGGGAGGGGAGGGGGACCACCGGAGGTGGTGGAGGGGCACGCGCCGTTCAGCACTTCCCCAAACTCATCCCGCTCAATCTCATCCATCCCCCACAATTAACCCATACGGTTAAATGTAGGAAAGCGAAAACTGGGAAGGGTCAAGCAGAAGCAAAAAGTGCGAGGGTCAAAACCCTCGCGCTCCCATGAGTCGGCCCAGGTTCCTCCCCCGCTTGTCCCGGCGTAGGCCGGGAGGGAGGGGAACCATCCGGCAGGATGGTGGAGGGGCACCCGCAACCAAGCGCCCCCCAAAATTCCTCCTCGGAACGGGGAGGGGGCCATCGCAGATGGTGGAGGGGCCGAAGCCCCAGCCAAGCCCCCGCTCGCAAGCTTCCGGCAAAACAAATCCCCCTCCCGCAGGCGGGAGGGGCCGGGGGTGGGCACTCCTAAGCCGACGTCCCGCAAGCGAGATAGGCCGGGGTGGGCACCCAAAACCCGCCCGCAACAAAAGCACCGACATCACCGCCCCCATCACCTCGCCCCTCACGCACAGCCCAGCTCCCCCGCGAAGGCGGGGCCTCAGCCGGTTCAAGCCGACGTAACGAAGCGCCCAGACCTCCTCGCCATAATCGTCCTGATCCGCACCTTCCTCAGCTTCACACTGGAGACCGAAATCGAAGGCTGCTGGCCTTGGCTGAGACGGTAGGAGAGGGAGGAGCGGGGGAAGGGGCGCCACCGATGCGGTAAGGGACTAGAAAGGGTCATCCAAGCAGCAAGTGCGAGGGCGACAGCCCTCGCGCTCCCGAGAGTTGGAGCAACTTCACAATAAATGTGCTGGATCAAGGTATCGCATAGTCTGATTAGCATGGCTAAGACCTCGCGCTTTAGGAGGCCACAAGTGTTTTGTCCAAATTCTGCTGACTGGGGCAACGTTGCCGATTGGGCGGGGCCCTGGCGAGTTTTCTAGCGATCGGCGTCGCTCTTTTCATTGCATTTCGTGAATCTTGGTCGCTCAAAAAGGAGCGTGACTTTGTTGCTAATCAGGAATCTCTCAAAATGGCTCATCTAAGGGCAGAGGTCATCCGTTTGGCTGCTGAGATCGAGGCGATTATGGATTCTGCATTTGGCGCTGGGCGCCCGGACCAAGAAAACATAGCAAGTTGGCAAAAATCGATTCAGGAAAGTGTCGAGGGTTGCCGACTGCAATTAGATGCGCTGCAAACCCTTGCTGTGCCGGATCCGCGACTCTTCGGGATAATTGGACGGATGATTGCAGAGACCAAATTTGAGTTCAATGTGATAGCAGGTGGGGCTGATTTACCATATCGCATCATACAAATTGCAAAGTCGATGAACGAGCACCGTCAGACCGTCGCAGCGCTAGGCTGAATCGAGTCAAGCCTTGAGCCGGTACGCCTAGCCACGAGATAGTTTTGAAAGTTGCGCCCTAAGGAGGCCATGAGGATAAGTCACCTACCATAAGATACTTGCCTATTGGCTTGTATTGCGACTTGGTTTTTATGTAGGCAGGTCCTACGCAATTTTGTAGCAGGTCCTGCGGGGGCATAAATGGCAAGTGATCCGCACCTTACAGTCACGAGACGCATTCATTTTTTTCGTGTTTCTCATTTTGGGGAAATCGCGCTTCTTCTGCCCGCCTCCTTGGAGGCAATCAGCAATTTGCCGTGGGAAGGGCAGGGGCGCTACCAGCCTGATGCGACAGATAACTCGCTTCTCAGCGTAATGCCGCATTCCTTTCAGTATCCACTCCGAATTGAATTTGGACGCACTAGGCGAGACAATCTCCCGGAAATTGAGCGAAAGGGCATAAAGAAGACACTTTCTATAGCCGAAGATGCAGGACTAATAGATATTAGTCATCTTGTGATATTCTCGGATGGCTTTGTTGCGGCAGAGTTTAACAGAGATGCACCGCGTATCCGAAAACTCGGTGATTATCTAATGTTCAAAGGCCGTAATCTTCCTTCTGTTCCAAGGTTCCAAAGATTATTTGAAAGAGATATTATTGATAAAATTGAAGATCTAAGTAATGTGAAGTTTCTGGAAATTGAGATTCCTCCTGATAACATCGAGATTGTAAAGAAGGCTGATAAGAGCCTCGCTCATGCGTTTGAGGCTCAGCAACAGGTCAGTAAATCAAAGACTTTAGGGCTTTATTTTAATTCCAGAGACCCTTCCGATGGCCGCCTTAAGAATCTGAGCCTTGCACTAGTTCAAGCGATGCGAGGTGTTGACGGCGATGATGTCTTCGAAAAGCTTCAAATTCGTGGGACTGATCCCAGCACGCGTAGGCCACGAACTTTGAACTTACTGGAAGACTATCTCGTCGCCGATGTAAACTTTGAGCGATCGTCAAAAAAAGCACGTAGTGTCCAGACGGACGCAGCATTTCGGGCTATCGAGGAGGTGTACCTGCAGCGGCGAGAGGCTTTGGAAAACGCAGTGCGAGGCATCCTGCCATGGGATTGAGCAAAATTTATTGGAGAGCCCGCAGGATTTACAACATGGGTTTAGCCCTGAGTCTAGCTGCAACTTTCTCGCTTGGTCGAGGTTGGGGTCTGCCGGTACTGTTCTCTGGTGATCACGCTGCCTTTGTAAAGGGCGCCGAGTTGATGCTTTCGGTGGGATCTTCGCTCTTAGGCTTTGTAATCGCCGCTGTAACATTGATTTATGCTTTGACAGATAGTCAGAAGTTTAATGTTCTGCGTGCCTCAAGTTCGTTTTTCGAACTTGCAGCAGCTTGCAAGGCGGCGATGTTATGGCTGCTAATTTCTTCAATTCTGGGTGCCATATTTCTATGGCTTGAGCCAAGTGTGTTCGCATCTTCTCCACGGGGCTTCATTTTTGTCGCCGTCTTTGTTGCGGCAGAGGTAGCGACATCCACGTCTGCCCTGACTTGGATGATCAGTCGATTGATTGGCTTGGTCTGAAGAGTAAAGGCTACTCAGGCACTCGACGATCAGATGCCTGGTCGGACTCTTTTGCCGGTGATGGGCAATTGCTCTCGCAGAGGCGAAGTCCTGTGTGCCGAAGTTGGATAAAAACTTGATTGGGCGCGTGGTTGTAAGTCCACACCCCTTGACCCCACTCCCAAACCCGCCTAAGGGCGCGTCCTTCCACAGGTGCGGCCTCGCTGTGCCTCTGGCTTGAGCTGAACATTGCCGGTGCGTCTGGGTCTCTCAGGTAATCCGTCAAAGTAACCCGGTGACGAAAGTTGCGGGTGGAGCGTTTCGGTTCGTGATTGCGTTGGGGGAGGGGCCTTCCGGTCACCTTCCCGGTTTGCGCATTTGCGGCATCCGCATTCCTTCACCTTCGGCCGAAGCGCCACAATCACAGGTGAAGAGTACTTCATGCCCACTATCAATCAGCTGGTCCGCAAGGGCCGCGAACCGCAGAAGGCCAAGTCCAAGGTCCCTGCGATGGAGCAGAACCCGCAGAAGCGCGGCGTCTGCACCCGCGTCTACACGACCACCCCGAAGAAGCCGAACTCGGCGCTTCGCAAGGTCGCCAAGATCCGCCTGACCAACAGCCGCGAAGTCATCTCGTACATCCCGGGTGAAGGCCACAACCTGCAGGAGCACTCGGTCGTGCTCATCCGCGGCGGCCGCGTTCGCGACCTTCCCGGCGTTCGCTACCACGTCCTGCGCGGCGTGCTCGATACGCAGGGCGTCAAGGACCGCAAGCAGTCCCGCTCGAAGTACGGCGCCAAGCGTCCGAAGTAATCAGGCCAGGTCCGGCTCCGGACCGCTCCCCTCCCGGCTACCCTGCAAAGGTAGCATCTGGGTGGCCGGGAGGGGGAGAGGGCCGGAGCCGAGAGCCTTTCGCGGATGCGGAAGGCTCACTCCGAAGGAGTACAAGATATGTCACGTCGTCGTCGTCCGGAAAAGCGGGTCATCCTGCCCGATCCGAAGTTCGGTGATCAGGTTCTGTCGAAGTTCATGAACAACCTCATGCTCGATGGTAAGAAGTCGGTTGCCGAAAGCATCGTCTACGGTGCGCTCGAAACCATGCAGACCCGTGCGAAGGCGGACCCGGTCCAGCTCTTCCACGATGCGCTGAACAACGTCCGTCCGCAGATCGAAGTGCGCTCGCGCCGCGTCGGTGGTGCGACCTACCAGGTCCCGGTCGAGGTTCGCCCCGAGCGTGCCCAGGCTCTCGCCATCCGCTGGCTGATCACGGCTGCACGCAACCGTTCGGAAACCACGATGGCCGCGCGCCTCTCGGCCGAGCTGCTTGATGCTGCCAACAACCGTGGCAACGCCGTCAAGAAGCGTGAAGACACCCACCGCATGGCCGACGCCAACCGCGCGTTCAGCCACTACCGCTGGTAAGTCTTTAAACGGTCACATCCGTAACCATATGGGCGGAGCCTCCCCGGCTCCCCCATAGACCCAAGGAATAGCACCATGGCACGCAGCCATCCGCTCGAGCGCTATCGCAATTTCGGCATCATGGCGCACATCGACGCCGGCAAGACGACGACGACCGAGCGCATCCTCTACTACACCGGCAAGTCCTACAAGATCGGCGAAGTCCATGACGGCGCCGCCACGATGGACTGGATGGAGCAGGAGCAGGAGCGCGGCATCACGATCACGTCGGCCGCCACCACCTGCTTCTGGCAGGACCACCGCCTCAACATCATCGACACCCCCGGCCACGTTGACTTCACCATCGAAGTCGAACGCTCGCTGCGCGTGCTCGACGGTGCCGTCGCCGCCTTCGACGGCGTCGCCGGCGTCGAACCCCAGTCGGAAACCGTCTGGCGCCAGGCGGACAAGTACAACGTCCCTCGCATGTGCTTCATCAACAAGCTCGACCGCACCGGCGCGAACTTCAAGTACTGCGTCCAGACGATCATCGACCGCCTCGGTGCAACGCCTGCGGTGCTGTATCTGCCGATCGGCGCGGAAAGCGACTTCAAGGGCCTCGTCGACCTCGTCGAGCAGCGCGCCATCATCTGGAAGGATGAATCGCTCGGTGCCGAGTTCTTCTACGAAGACATCCCGGCCGACATGGCCGACGAAGCTGCCGACTATCGCTCGAAGCTCGTCGAACTCGCCGTCGAACAGGACGACGAGGCGATGGAAGCCTACCTCGAGGGCAACGAGCCCGACGTGGCGACGCTCAAGAAGCTGATCCGCAAGGGTACGCTCGGCCAGGCCTTCGTGCCCGTGCTGTGCGGCTCGGCGTTCAAGAACAAGGGCGTCCAGTGCCTGCTCGACGCGGTGGTGGACTACCTGCCTTCGCCGCTCGACATCGAGGACGTGCAGGGCATCAACCCCGACACCGAAGAGCCCGACAGCCGCCCGACGGCGGACGACGCGCCGTTCTCGGCGCTGGCGTTCAAGATCATGAACGACCCGTTCGTCGGCTCGCTGACCTTCACCCGCATCTATTCAGGCACGCTGACCAAGGGCAGCTACCTGAATTCGGTGAAGGACAAGAAGGAGAAGGTCGGTCGCATGCTGCTGATGCACTCCAACAACCGTGAAGACATCGATGCGGCCTACGCCGGCGACATCGTTGCCATCGCGGGTCTGAAGGAGACGACCACGGGCGATACGCTCTGCTCGGAAAAGCACCCGATCATCCTTGAGCGCATGGAATTCCCCGAGCCGGTCATCGAGCTCTCGGTGGAACCCAAGACCAAGGCCGACCAGGAGAAGATGGGCATCGCGCTCAACCGTCTCTCGGCCGAGGACCCCTCGTTCCGCGTTTCGACCGATCACGAATCGGGCCAGACGATCATCAAGGGGATGGGCGAACTTCACCTCGAAATCCTTGTCGACCGCATGAAGCGCGAGTTCAAGGTCGAGGCGAACGTCGGTGCGCCGCAGGTGGCCTACCGCGAATACCTCGCCAAGCCGATCGACCTCGACCACACCCACAAGAAGCAGTCGGGCGGCACCGGCCAGTTCGGCCGCGTCAAGGTCAAGGTGACGCCGGGCGAGCGTGGTTCGGGCTTCGTCTTCAAGGACGAGATCAAGGGCGGTAACATTCCGAAGGAATATATCCCCGCGATCGAAAAGGGCTTCCGTGAAACCGCTCTGACGGGCTCGCTGATCGGCTTCCCGATCATCGACTTCGAAGTCCTGCTTTATGACGGTGCGTACCACGACGTCGACTCGTCGGCCCTGGCCTTCGAAATCTGCGCCCGCGGTGCCATGCGCGAGGCCGCCCAGAAGGCCGGCATCAAGCTGCTCGAGCCGATCATGAAGGTCGAGGTGATCACGCCTGAGGAATACCTCGGTGACGTGATCGGCGACATCAACTCGCGTCGTGGCCAGATCCAGGGCACCGACAGCCGCGGCAATGCCCAGGCTGTTACCGCCATGGTCCCGCTGGCAAACATGTTCGGCTACGTGAACCAGCTCCGCTCGTTCACCCAGGGCCGTGCAAACTACTCGATGTTCTTCGACCACTACGACGAAGTCCCGGCGAACGTCGCGACCGAGCTCAAGGCGAAGCTTGCATAAGAGCACGGATAGCATTAGGGGCGGCGCTCGATTCAGCGGGTGCCGTCCATTTCCCGCAGTATCTGCACACATACGAAAAGAAGGTTTGAACAATGGCCAAGGCTAAGTTTGAGCGGACCAAGCCGCACTGCAATATCGGCACCATCGGTCACGTCGACCACGGCAAGACCACGCTGACCGCTGCCATCACCAAGGTTCTCGCAGAGACCGGTGGCGCAACGTTCACCGACTACGCGAACATCGACAAGGCTCCGGAAGAGCGCGAGCGCGGCATCACCATCTCGACCGCACACGTCGAGTACGAGACCGCCAACCGTCACTACGCGCACGTCGACTGCCCGGGTCACGCCGACTACGTGAAGAACATGATCACCGGTGCCGCCCAGATGGACGGCGCGATCCTGGTCGTGAACGCTGCTGACGGCCCGATGCCGCAGACCCGCGAGCACATCCTGCTCGCCCGTCAGGTCGGCGTGCCGGCTCTGGTCGTGTACATGAACAAGGTTGACCAGGTCGACGACGAGGAAATCCTCGAGCTCGTCGAACTCGAAGTTCGCGAACTGCTGTCGTCGTACGACTTCCCGGGCGACGATATTCCGATCGTCAAGGGTTCGGCTCTGGCCGCTCTCGAAGGTCGTGACGACAACATCGGTCGCGATTCGATCAACGCGCTGATGGAAGCTGTCGACAGCTACATCCCGCAGCCGCCGCGCCCGACCGACAAGCCGTTCCTGATGCCGGTCGAAGACGTGTTCTCGATCTCGGGTCGTGGTACGGTTGTGACCGGCCGCGTCGAAACCGGCATCGTCAAGGTTGGTGAAGAAGTCGAAATCGTCGGCCTCAAGGACACCACCAAGACCACCGTCACCGGCGTCGAAATGTTCCGCAAGCTGCTCGACCAGGGTGAAGCCGGCGACAACATCGGTGCACTGGTTCGCGGCGTGAAGCGTGAAGACGTCGAGCGCGGCCAGGTCCTCTGCAAGCCCGGTTCGGTCAAGCCGCACACCGAGTTCTCGGCTGAGGTCTACGTGCTGTCGAAGGACGAAGGTGGCCGTCACACGCCGTTCTTCGCCAACTACCGCCCGCAGTTCTACTTCCGCACCACCGACGTGACCGGCGAAGTGATCCTCCCCGAGGGCACCGAGATGGTCATGCCGGGCGACAACGTCACCCTGTCGGTCAAGCTGATCGCTCCGATCGCCATGGACGAAGGTCTCCGCTTCGCAATTCGCGAAGGCGGCCGCACCGTCGGTTCGGGGTTGTCAGCAAGATCACGAAGTAATATAGGCCGCGCACCGGCGGGGAGATTCGCTCTCCTCGCCGGTCGGTTTTTTACTGACTGATCGCTTCCAGGCAGTCGGCCCGCTCTCCCCGAGCTTCGTGAAAGGGGTGGGGTAGAGGGCAGGTCGACTGGCTTTTTTGTTTTGCTCTTTCGCATCGGTAAACGGACATGGACGCCCAGAATATCCGCATTCGCCTCAAGGCCTTTGATCATCGTGTGCTCGACCAGGCCACTGGAGAAATTGCAGATACCGCCCGCCGCACCGGCGCGCTGATCCGGGGCCCCATTCCGCTCCCGACGCGCATCGAGAAATTCACCGTGAACCGCGGTCCTCACATCGACAAGAAGTCGCGTGAGCAGTTCGAAGTTCGCACCTACAAGCGCCTGCTCGACATCGTGCAGCCCAATGCGGCCACTGTCGACGCGCTGATGAAGCTGGACCTCGCGGCCGGCGTCAACGTCGAGATCAAGCTGGCCTGAGGCCGCTGATCGAGCGAGCTGCCCAGGCAGTGACCGCTCCGGCCGGGTCGTCCGTATCGACCCAGGGTTTCTGGCCGGACCTGTTCCGGCCCAGACTTTCACCAAGGCCAAGGTCTGGTGAAAGGCCAGAGTTTCCGGGGTAACAAAAGCCCCGTTGACAATGGGATACCTCCGGCACCGTCCTTTTCGGACCTTGCCGGGCAAGCGTCCCCCGATTGCTACCGTCCAGGCGGTGGCATTCAGCCCGGTCGGGGGCGCGCTTCACATACGGGCTGAACACGCATGTCGGGATGGGCCCGGCATGCCTCTGTTATGGAGTATGGATCATGCGCACCGGCGTGATCGCGAAGAAGGTGGGGATGACCCGCCTTTTCCAGGAAGATGGTCGGCACGTGCCGGTTACTGTCCTGTCGCTAGAAAATTGCCAGGTGGTTTCGGTTCGCACTGAAGATCGTGACGGTTACGTCGCGGTTCAGCTCGGTGCAGGCGAAGCCAAGCAGAAGAACGTTGCCAAGCCGCAGCGCGAGCACTTTGCCAAGGCAGAGGTTCCGCTGAAGATGGAAGTCGCCGAGTTCCGCGTTGCTGAAGATGCGCTGCTCGACGTCGGCTCGACCATCGCTGCTTCGCACTTCGTCCCTGGCCAGTATGTCGACATCACCGGCAACACCCAGGGCAAGGGCTTCCAGGGCGCGATGAAGCGCTGGGGCTTCGGCGGTATGCGCGCCACCCACGGTGTCTCGATCTCGCACCGTGCACACGGTTCGACCGGTAACCGCCAGGATCCGGGCCGCGTCTTCAAGAACAAGAAGATGGCCGGTCACATGGGCGACCGTCAGCGCACCCAGCAGAACCTTGAAGTCGTCCGCACCGACGACGAGCGTGGCCTGATCTTCGTGAAGGGCTCGGTGCCCGGTTCGAAGAACGCCTGGCTCCTTGTGCGTGACGCCGTGAAGGTCTCGCGCCACGCTGAAGCGCCCTATCCCGCAGGCCTCAAGCAGGCCGCAAACAGCAATGACTCGGCAGCTGCCGACACCCCGGCGGAAGTCGCAGGCGTCGAAGCCACCGAAGGTCAGGAGGGCTAAGTCGTGAAGGTTCAGGTCCTCAATCTCGACGGCACCGCCGGCAAGGGCGAAGTGGAACTGTCGGATGACGTGTTCGGTCTCGAACCGCGCGCTGACATCCTGCATCGCGTCGTCACCTGGCAGCTCGAAAACCGTCGCGGCATTGCCCGCAAGGCGCGCGAGCGTTCGGACGTTGCCCGCACTGGCAAGAAGTTCGGTCGCCAGAAGGGCGGCGGTACGGCTCGTCACGGTGACCGCAAGGCACCGATCTTCATCGGCGGTGGCAAGGCTCACGGTCCGCGCGTTCGCGAGTTCAACATCTCGCTGAACAAGAAGGTCCGTGCACTCGGCCTCAAGATGGCTCTTTCGAGCAAGGCCAAGGCCGGTCTCGTCGTGGTCGACTCGCTCGACATCGACGCCAAGACCAAGGCGCTGGTTGGCCAGCTTTCG is a window of Novosphingobium sp. THN1 DNA encoding:
- a CDS encoding winged helix DNA-binding protein gives rise to the protein MTVRSMRSAPPRRDSVGRRASLAIVGAPSAPAAPAFAAPAAPALDEATIARHTVAAREFYNARRRRHKHLPADLFGEPTWDILLDLYVAGRENRRVPTTSACIGAHVPPTTALRWLRILEARGLVEREDDGRDGRRTFVHLSPAGLAAMDATLALMCQRMDDIADKILTPTAED
- the rpsL gene encoding 30S ribosomal protein S12, with translation MPTINQLVRKGREPQKAKSKVPAMEQNPQKRGVCTRVYTTTPKKPNSALRKVAKIRLTNSREVISYIPGEGHNLQEHSVVLIRGGRVRDLPGVRYHVLRGVLDTQGVKDRKQSRSKYGAKRPK
- the rpsG gene encoding 30S ribosomal protein S7, with amino-acid sequence MSRRRRPEKRVILPDPKFGDQVLSKFMNNLMLDGKKSVAESIVYGALETMQTRAKADPVQLFHDALNNVRPQIEVRSRRVGGATYQVPVEVRPERAQALAIRWLITAARNRSETTMAARLSAELLDAANNRGNAVKKREDTHRMADANRAFSHYRW
- the fusA gene encoding elongation factor G, with translation MARSHPLERYRNFGIMAHIDAGKTTTTERILYYTGKSYKIGEVHDGAATMDWMEQEQERGITITSAATTCFWQDHRLNIIDTPGHVDFTIEVERSLRVLDGAVAAFDGVAGVEPQSETVWRQADKYNVPRMCFINKLDRTGANFKYCVQTIIDRLGATPAVLYLPIGAESDFKGLVDLVEQRAIIWKDESLGAEFFYEDIPADMADEAADYRSKLVELAVEQDDEAMEAYLEGNEPDVATLKKLIRKGTLGQAFVPVLCGSAFKNKGVQCLLDAVVDYLPSPLDIEDVQGINPDTEEPDSRPTADDAPFSALAFKIMNDPFVGSLTFTRIYSGTLTKGSYLNSVKDKKEKVGRMLLMHSNNREDIDAAYAGDIVAIAGLKETTTGDTLCSEKHPIILERMEFPEPVIELSVEPKTKADQEKMGIALNRLSAEDPSFRVSTDHESGQTIIKGMGELHLEILVDRMKREFKVEANVGAPQVAYREYLAKPIDLDHTHKKQSGGTGQFGRVKVKVTPGERGSGFVFKDEIKGGNIPKEYIPAIEKGFRETALTGSLIGFPIIDFEVLLYDGAYHDVDSSALAFEICARGAMREAAQKAGIKLLEPIMKVEVITPEEYLGDVIGDINSRRGQIQGTDSRGNAQAVTAMVPLANMFGYVNQLRSFTQGRANYSMFFDHYDEVPANVATELKAKLA
- the rpsJ gene encoding 30S ribosomal protein S10 → MDAQNIRIRLKAFDHRVLDQATGEIADTARRTGALIRGPIPLPTRIEKFTVNRGPHIDKKSREQFEVRTYKRLLDIVQPNAATVDALMKLDLAAGVNVEIKLA
- the rplC gene encoding 50S ribosomal protein L3; its protein translation is MRTGVIAKKVGMTRLFQEDGRHVPVTVLSLENCQVVSVRTEDRDGYVAVQLGAGEAKQKNVAKPQREHFAKAEVPLKMEVAEFRVAEDALLDVGSTIAASHFVPGQYVDITGNTQGKGFQGAMKRWGFGGMRATHGVSISHRAHGSTGNRQDPGRVFKNKKMAGHMGDRQRTQQNLEVVRTDDERGLIFVKGSVPGSKNAWLLVRDAVKVSRHAEAPYPAGLKQAANSNDSAAADTPAEVAGVEATEGQEG
- the rplD gene encoding 50S ribosomal protein L4, with the protein product MKVQVLNLDGTAGKGEVELSDDVFGLEPRADILHRVVTWQLENRRGIARKARERSDVARTGKKFGRQKGGGTARHGDRKAPIFIGGGKAHGPRVREFNISLNKKVRALGLKMALSSKAKAGLVVVDSLDIDAKTKALVGQLSKANWGKKVLVIDGDAVNDNFAKAARNIVGVNVLPAIGANVYDILKHDTLVLTRSAVEKLEARFNG